Proteins encoded together in one Eublepharis macularius isolate TG4126 chromosome 2, MPM_Emac_v1.0, whole genome shotgun sequence window:
- the TMEM41B gene encoding transmembrane protein 41B isoform X1: MAEAGATLRGLARPSETEMVAAKETEAAVERHQKLIAGKAHTEGGSARMSLLILVSIFLSAASLMFLVYKNFPQLSEEERECIKVPRDMDDAKALGKVLSKYKETFYVQVLVAYFATYVFLQTFAIPGSIFLSILSGFLYPFPLALFLVCLCSGLGASFCYMLSYLVGRPVVYRYLTEKAVKWSKQVERHREHLINYIIFLRITPFLPNWFINITSPIINVPLKVFFIGTFLGVAPPSFVAIKAGTTLYQLTTAGEAVSWNSVFVLMILAILSILPAVFQKKLKEKFE, translated from the exons ATGGCAGAGGCTGGCGCGACGCTGCGAGGCCTTGCGAGGCCGTCGGAGACGGAGATGGTAGCCGCGAAAGAAACGGAGGCCGCTGTGGAGCGGCATCAGAAGCTGATTGCAG gaaaGGCCCACACAGAAGGTGGCTCTGCACGAATGTCGCTTCTCATCTTGGTATCTATCTTCTTATCTGCTGCCTCTCTTATGTTTCTGGTATATAAAAACTTTCCACAGCTTAGTGA GGAAGAGAGAGAATGTATAAAGGTTCCCAGAGACATGGATGATGCTAAAGCTTTAGGAAAAGTGCTCTCTAAATACAAAGAAACCTTCTATGTACAAGTATTAGTAGCCTATTTTGCTACCTATGTTTT CCTGCAAACTTTTGCTATTCCTGGGTCTATATTTTTGAGTATACTTTCGGGATTTCTATACCCATTTCCATTAGCTCTCTTTCTTGTCTGCTTG TGCTCTGGCCTTGGAGCTTCTTTCTGTTATATGCTGTCTTATTTAGTTGGGAGACCAGTTGTGTATAGATATCTAACAGAGAAAGCTGTGAAATGGTCAAAACAG GTTGAACGGCATAGAGAACACCTCATTAACTACATAATATTTTTGAGAATAACGCCATTCCTTCCTAATTGGTTTATCAATATAACCTCTCCAATAATAAATGTGCCATTGAAAGTATTTTTCATTGGTACTTTTCTAG GTGTCGCACCACCATCTTTTGTAGCAATTAAAGCAGGAACAACACTTTACCAACTTACGACTGCAGGTGAAGCCGTTTCTTGGAACTCTGTTTTTGTTCTCATGATTCTAGCTATTCTCTCTATTTTGCCAGCTGTCTTCCAGAAGAAACTTAAAGAAAAGTTTGAATGA
- the TMEM41B gene encoding transmembrane protein 41B isoform X2, with protein sequence MACWKPHQKTSVLSAAPWVIASVAGMGRAGSWAGITNPREERECIKVPRDMDDAKALGKVLSKYKETFYVQVLVAYFATYVFLQTFAIPGSIFLSILSGFLYPFPLALFLVCLCSGLGASFCYMLSYLVGRPVVYRYLTEKAVKWSKQVERHREHLINYIIFLRITPFLPNWFINITSPIINVPLKVFFIGTFLGVAPPSFVAIKAGTTLYQLTTAGEAVSWNSVFVLMILAILSILPAVFQKKLKEKFE encoded by the exons ATGGCCTGCTGGAAGCCCCACCAAAAAACATCTGTGTTGAGTGCTGCCCCTTGGGTTATTGCCTCAGTGGCAGGCATGGGCCGTGCTGGCTCTTGGGCAGGAATCACAAACCCCAG GGAAGAGAGAGAATGTATAAAGGTTCCCAGAGACATGGATGATGCTAAAGCTTTAGGAAAAGTGCTCTCTAAATACAAAGAAACCTTCTATGTACAAGTATTAGTAGCCTATTTTGCTACCTATGTTTT CCTGCAAACTTTTGCTATTCCTGGGTCTATATTTTTGAGTATACTTTCGGGATTTCTATACCCATTTCCATTAGCTCTCTTTCTTGTCTGCTTG TGCTCTGGCCTTGGAGCTTCTTTCTGTTATATGCTGTCTTATTTAGTTGGGAGACCAGTTGTGTATAGATATCTAACAGAGAAAGCTGTGAAATGGTCAAAACAG GTTGAACGGCATAGAGAACACCTCATTAACTACATAATATTTTTGAGAATAACGCCATTCCTTCCTAATTGGTTTATCAATATAACCTCTCCAATAATAAATGTGCCATTGAAAGTATTTTTCATTGGTACTTTTCTAG GTGTCGCACCACCATCTTTTGTAGCAATTAAAGCAGGAACAACACTTTACCAACTTACGACTGCAGGTGAAGCCGTTTCTTGGAACTCTGTTTTTGTTCTCATGATTCTAGCTATTCTCTCTATTTTGCCAGCTGTCTTCCAGAAGAAACTTAAAGAAAAGTTTGAATGA